The sequence below is a genomic window from Desulfobulbus oligotrophicus.
GCACTGCCAGCAGTGAACAGATGCCTTCTGTGGTCATTTGCTGATGGTATTGTATACGTGGATCACGTCTCACATCATAAATTGCCACAGGCTCCCCGTTGAGCACCACCTGAATGTTCCGCTCATGACTGACCTCACCCCGGTGCAGATAGGCTGCCGATAGTCCATAGGAAGCGGCCAACTCCAGAAGGCCCGATTCAGGGTTGATCAAGCGCAAGGTGCAGCCTTTAGCACCCATACTCACTGCAGCCCGCTCCACCACAACGTTAAAGATATGATCAATGTCAAGAGTGAAATTTACCAGGGTGGAGATCTCCTGAATACCATTCAAAAAGACCAGCCGCGCCTCCATCTCCTTAAACATTCGGCCATGGGAGATGGCCACTCCGATCTGTTCGGACAAACCGACAGCTAAAGCTATCTCGGCATCTGTGAACTGATGAGTTCTGCGCGTGAGTAACCGCATAATGCCAATGAGCTCTTCCTTATACAAGACAGGTACAGTCAAAATACTCTTGATACCTTCCTGAGCAGCTGCTTGACGAAACTGCGGACACGACTCCTGTGCTGCATCTTCATTGTACACAGGTGTTCCGGATCGAACCGTTGTTAGGGTCTCCTCAGTATCGATAACTTCGCGAGAAAGATATTCCAGTGAAACACCGTGGGCAGCGCCAAGGACAAAAGTTCGGGTGGAGTGATCAAGCAATCTGATGGTACAGGCATCAACGATCAGCAACTCCGTCAGACTCCGCACAATTGTATCCATCACCTCTTGGTGATCAAGGGTCGTTGAGATGAGACGGCTCACCTTTTGGTACACCTCCAGAAACTGCCGGTCACGGCCTGGAACGGCTCCTCCTGATGCTCCCTGCGATGCTCCAGTCTGCATTGGCGATTCTGCGACCACGCTTACTCCGATCCCTGATCAGCGTGCGCTGCCAGGACCTTTTCTACTTTTTCCTCCAACTCTGTCCGATCAATTGGTTTTACACAGTATTCATCAGCCCCCAAACTAATAGCCTCACGCGCCGTCTCCACAGTCGGGTAACCGGTGAGCATAATGGCACCGATATTGGGCTTTGCCTCTTTCATGATCGCCAGAACTTCAATGCCGCTCATCTTTTTGAGTTTTATATCCAGGATAACGAGGTCAACAAAAGATTGCCGTACAAAGGCGATAGCCTCATCTTCATCCGTAAATGTATGGACGACATGTCCTTTCTTCCTCAGAATTTTACCTATTAATACGGTCGCATCAAGAACATCATCTAAAGTAAGTATTTCAGCCATTTCCACGCCATTGTAAAATTACAAACATGTGCATACGTCCGCATGCACATGTTTTTGTTAAAAAACGAACCGATCATCGTAGTCCTTATCTTAACAGGTCAACATTTGCATGTTCAATGCCAGGTTCGCACCATCACTATATTCATAAAATTCTTTTAATATCATTTAGTTAAAAATGACATATCCAGCAGAACAACACGTT
It includes:
- a CDS encoding GAF domain-containing protein, whose amino-acid sequence is MQTGASQGASGGAVPGRDRQFLEVYQKVSRLISTTLDHQEVMDTIVRSLTELLIVDACTIRLLDHSTRTFVLGAAHGVSLEYLSREVIDTEETLTTVRSGTPVYNEDAAQESCPQFRQAAAQEGIKSILTVPVLYKEELIGIMRLLTRRTHQFTDAEIALAVGLSEQIGVAISHGRMFKEMEARLVFLNGIQEISTLVNFTLDIDHIFNVVVERAAVSMGAKGCTLRLINPESGLLELAASYGLSAAYLHRGEVSHERNIQVVLNGEPVAIYDVRRDPRIQYHQQMTTEGICSLLAVPVKVNGEVIGALRILSDRPRVFTDSAVRFAVTLAEVGGSAIRKARSYQKITRLMRQVQAHEEFLANIIDSLQHQLLVIDQSRRIVLANQVYLETVGKPEDEVLDRSYTELCDITSEDSPVEQVLQGREMRPFLQTSGEDQAQRWLERTAFPIHDDSGNILYVIEIIRDVTSEYLLAEERLQSGKLQAILALAGTVAHEVNSPLFAALGTAELLAEELQLPEEREELEVIVRNLKQIGELTSKMVSMTGFTDQDYAGERKILSLTQNSKDAEDRR
- a CDS encoding response regulator, producing MAEILTLDDVLDATVLIGKILRKKGHVVHTFTDEDEAIAFVRQSFVDLVILDIKLKKMSGIEVLAIMKEAKPNIGAIMLTGYPTVETAREAISLGADEYCVKPIDRTELEEKVEKVLAAHADQGSE